The following proteins are encoded in a genomic region of Diabrotica virgifera virgifera chromosome 1, PGI_DIABVI_V3a:
- the LOC114330125 gene encoding 60S ribosomal protein L35, producing MGKVKCADLRTKDKKELTKQLDELKTELTSLRVAKVTGGAPSKLSKIRVVRKAIARVYIVMHQKQKENLRKLYKNKKYKPLDLRPKKTRSIRRALSTHEQRIKTPKEIRKRSAFPARKFALKA from the exons ATG GGTAAAGTTAAGTGTGCCGATCTTAGGACTAAAGATAAAAAAGAGCTAACTAAACAGCTCGATGAGTTAAAAACAGAACTTACCAGCCTCCGGGTTGCGAAAGTTACCGGTGGAGCTCCATCAAAACtttcaaaaat CCGTGTGGTACGGAAAGCTATTGCCCGTGTATACATTGTTATGCACCagaaacaaaaagaaaacttGAGGAAGTTGTACAAAAATAAGAAATACAAGCCTCTCGACCTTAGACCTAAGAAGACCCGTTCTATCCGCCGTGCTCTATCCACACATGAACAGAGGATCAAGACACCTAAAGAAATCCGTAAGCGCTCTGCATTCCCTGCAAGGAAGTTCGCATTGAAAGCTTAG